One Thermodesulfobacteriota bacterium DNA window includes the following coding sequences:
- a CDS encoding GatB/YqeY domain-containing protein yields the protein MQKKKAIEEGLKQALKSQDKVKISVYRILLTQIKNKEIEKGKELTEGEIYQIVKSLIKQHEESIESFKKGERQDLVKKEEKELEILKELLPPPLTHDEIERIVEDTIRNVGAKDKKDLGKVMKLIMENYPGRIDGKTLNEMVLKRLSQ from the coding sequence ATGCAGAAAAAAAAGGCAATTGAGGAAGGCCTAAAGCAGGCCCTAAAGAGCCAGGATAAAGTAAAGATCTCCGTTTATAGGATTCTTCTTACCCAAATCAAAAATAAAGAGATCGAAAAGGGAAAAGAGCTAACGGAAGGGGAAATCTATCAGATTGTAAAGAGCCTAATTAAACAGCACGAAGAGTCGATTGAAAGCTTCAAAAAAGGGGAAAGGCAGGATCTGGTAAAAAAAGAGGAAAAGGAACTCGAAATTTTAAAGGAACTTTTGCCCCCACCTCTAACCCATGATGAGATAGAAAGGATTGTGGAAGATACTATCCGGAATGTTGGGGCAAAGGATAAAAAAGACTTAGGCAAGGTTATGAAGCTTATAATGGAAAACTATCCTGGACGAATAGACGGAAAGACCCTAAACGAAATGGTGCTCAAGAGGCTATCTCAATGA
- the rpsU gene encoding 30S ribosomal protein S21: MPAVIVKEGESLESALKRFKKQCEKTGILSEIKKREHYEKPSVRRKKKILAAKKRALKKLRKIMEKGLY, from the coding sequence ATGCCCGCTGTTATAGTAAAGGAAGGTGAATCCTTAGAAAGCGCCTTGAAAAGATTTAAAAAACAGTGTGAAAAGACAGGGATACTCTCAGAAATCAAAAAACGTGAACATTACGAAAAACCGAGTGTAAGAAGGAAGAAAAAGATTCTAGCTGCAAAAAAGAGGGCGCTTAAAAAGCTTCGCAAGATAATGGAGAAGGGCCTGTATTAA